One Podarcis raffonei isolate rPodRaf1 chromosome 3, rPodRaf1.pri, whole genome shotgun sequence genomic region harbors:
- the MAPRE3 gene encoding microtubule-associated protein RP/EB family member 3 isoform X1, with protein sequence MAVEGDLPSSWGMAVNVYSTSVTSENLSRHDMLAWVNDSLQLNYTKIEQLCSGAAYCQFMDMLFPGCIHLRKVKFQAKLEHEFIHNFKVLQAAFKKMGVDKIISVERLVKGKFQDNFEFIQWFKKFFDANYDGKEYNPLLARQGQEVAPSPNPGDQIFNKLKKPIGTAVPQRTSPTGPKNLQNPARLNVAPSNIVRKNPPLARNGGSEADAQILELNQQLVDLKLTVDGLEKERDFYFSKLRDIELICQEHESENSPIISGIIGILYATEEGFAPPEDEELDEQHPEDQDEY encoded by the exons TTGGGGCATGGCCGTCAATGTATATTCCACTTCTGTGACGAGCGAGAACCTGAGTCGCCATGACATGCTTGCGTGGGTCAACGACTCCCTGCAGCTCAACTACACCAAGATCGAGCAGCTGTGCTCAG GGGCTGCCTATTGCCAGTTCATGGACATGCTGTTTCCGGGCTGCATCCACCTAAGGAAGGTGAAGTTCCAGGCCAAGCTGGAGCACGAGTTCATCCACAACTTCAAGGTGCTGCAGGCTGCCTTCAAGAAAATGGGTGTGGACAAG ATCATCTCAGTGGAGAGGTTGGTGAAGGGGAAGTTCCAGGACAACTTTGAGTTCATTCAGTGGTTTAAGAAATTCTTTGACGCCAACTACGATGGGAAGGAGTACAACCCGCTACTGGCGAGGCAAGGCCAGGAGGTGGCGCCTTCTCCAAACCCAGGTGATCAGATCTTCAACAAACTCAAGAAACCCATTGGCACTGCAG TCCCACAGCGAACCTCCCCCACAGGCCCCAAGAACTTGCAGAATCCGGCCCGGCTGAACGTCGCTCCCAGCAATATTGTACGGAAAAACCCTCCCTTGGCCCGGAATGGGGGCAGCGAAGCAGATGCCCAGATCCTAGAGCTTAACCAGCAG TTGGTGGACCTGAAGCTGACGGTGGACGGGCTGGAGAAGGAGCGCGACTTCTACTTCAGCAAGCTGCGGGACATTGAGCTGATCTGCCAGGAGCACGAGAGCGAGAACAGCCCCATCATCTCAGGCATCATCGGCATCCTGTATGCCACGGAG GAAGGCTTTGCCCCCCCAGAGGACGAGGAGCTGGACGAGCAGCACCCGGAGGACCAGGATGAATACTAG
- the MAPRE3 gene encoding microtubule-associated protein RP/EB family member 3 isoform X2: MSSWGMAVNVYSTSVTSENLSRHDMLAWVNDSLQLNYTKIEQLCSGAAYCQFMDMLFPGCIHLRKVKFQAKLEHEFIHNFKVLQAAFKKMGVDKIISVERLVKGKFQDNFEFIQWFKKFFDANYDGKEYNPLLARQGQEVAPSPNPGDQIFNKLKKPIGTAVPQRTSPTGPKNLQNPARLNVAPSNIVRKNPPLARNGGSEADAQILELNQQLVDLKLTVDGLEKERDFYFSKLRDIELICQEHESENSPIISGIIGILYATEEGFAPPEDEELDEQHPEDQDEY; encoded by the exons ATGTCCAG TTGGGGCATGGCCGTCAATGTATATTCCACTTCTGTGACGAGCGAGAACCTGAGTCGCCATGACATGCTTGCGTGGGTCAACGACTCCCTGCAGCTCAACTACACCAAGATCGAGCAGCTGTGCTCAG GGGCTGCCTATTGCCAGTTCATGGACATGCTGTTTCCGGGCTGCATCCACCTAAGGAAGGTGAAGTTCCAGGCCAAGCTGGAGCACGAGTTCATCCACAACTTCAAGGTGCTGCAGGCTGCCTTCAAGAAAATGGGTGTGGACAAG ATCATCTCAGTGGAGAGGTTGGTGAAGGGGAAGTTCCAGGACAACTTTGAGTTCATTCAGTGGTTTAAGAAATTCTTTGACGCCAACTACGATGGGAAGGAGTACAACCCGCTACTGGCGAGGCAAGGCCAGGAGGTGGCGCCTTCTCCAAACCCAGGTGATCAGATCTTCAACAAACTCAAGAAACCCATTGGCACTGCAG TCCCACAGCGAACCTCCCCCACAGGCCCCAAGAACTTGCAGAATCCGGCCCGGCTGAACGTCGCTCCCAGCAATATTGTACGGAAAAACCCTCCCTTGGCCCGGAATGGGGGCAGCGAAGCAGATGCCCAGATCCTAGAGCTTAACCAGCAG TTGGTGGACCTGAAGCTGACGGTGGACGGGCTGGAGAAGGAGCGCGACTTCTACTTCAGCAAGCTGCGGGACATTGAGCTGATCTGCCAGGAGCACGAGAGCGAGAACAGCCCCATCATCTCAGGCATCATCGGCATCCTGTATGCCACGGAG GAAGGCTTTGCCCCCCCAGAGGACGAGGAGCTGGACGAGCAGCACCCGGAGGACCAGGATGAATACTAG
- the MAPRE3 gene encoding microtubule-associated protein RP/EB family member 3 isoform X4 codes for MAVEGDLPSSWGMAVNVYSTSVTSENLSRHDMLAWVNDSLQLNYTKIEQLCSGAAYCQFMDMLFPGCIHLRKVKFQAKLEHEFIHNFKVLQAAFKKMGVDKIISVERLVKGKFQDNFEFIQWFKKFFDANYDGKEYNPLLARQGQEVAPSPNPVPQRTSPTGPKNLQNPARLNVAPSNIVRKNPPLARNGGSEADAQILELNQQLVDLKLTVDGLEKERDFYFSKLRDIELICQEHESENSPIISGIIGILYATEEGFAPPEDEELDEQHPEDQDEY; via the exons TTGGGGCATGGCCGTCAATGTATATTCCACTTCTGTGACGAGCGAGAACCTGAGTCGCCATGACATGCTTGCGTGGGTCAACGACTCCCTGCAGCTCAACTACACCAAGATCGAGCAGCTGTGCTCAG GGGCTGCCTATTGCCAGTTCATGGACATGCTGTTTCCGGGCTGCATCCACCTAAGGAAGGTGAAGTTCCAGGCCAAGCTGGAGCACGAGTTCATCCACAACTTCAAGGTGCTGCAGGCTGCCTTCAAGAAAATGGGTGTGGACAAG ATCATCTCAGTGGAGAGGTTGGTGAAGGGGAAGTTCCAGGACAACTTTGAGTTCATTCAGTGGTTTAAGAAATTCTTTGACGCCAACTACGATGGGAAGGAGTACAACCCGCTACTGGCGAGGCAAGGCCAGGAGGTGGCGCCTTCTCCAAACCCAG TCCCACAGCGAACCTCCCCCACAGGCCCCAAGAACTTGCAGAATCCGGCCCGGCTGAACGTCGCTCCCAGCAATATTGTACGGAAAAACCCTCCCTTGGCCCGGAATGGGGGCAGCGAAGCAGATGCCCAGATCCTAGAGCTTAACCAGCAG TTGGTGGACCTGAAGCTGACGGTGGACGGGCTGGAGAAGGAGCGCGACTTCTACTTCAGCAAGCTGCGGGACATTGAGCTGATCTGCCAGGAGCACGAGAGCGAGAACAGCCCCATCATCTCAGGCATCATCGGCATCCTGTATGCCACGGAG GAAGGCTTTGCCCCCCCAGAGGACGAGGAGCTGGACGAGCAGCACCCGGAGGACCAGGATGAATACTAG
- the MAPRE3 gene encoding microtubule-associated protein RP/EB family member 3 isoform X3 → MAVNVYSTSVTSENLSRHDMLAWVNDSLQLNYTKIEQLCSGAAYCQFMDMLFPGCIHLRKVKFQAKLEHEFIHNFKVLQAAFKKMGVDKIISVERLVKGKFQDNFEFIQWFKKFFDANYDGKEYNPLLARQGQEVAPSPNPGDQIFNKLKKPIGTAVPQRTSPTGPKNLQNPARLNVAPSNIVRKNPPLARNGGSEADAQILELNQQLVDLKLTVDGLEKERDFYFSKLRDIELICQEHESENSPIISGIIGILYATEEGFAPPEDEELDEQHPEDQDEY, encoded by the exons ATGGCCGTCAATGTATATTCCACTTCTGTGACGAGCGAGAACCTGAGTCGCCATGACATGCTTGCGTGGGTCAACGACTCCCTGCAGCTCAACTACACCAAGATCGAGCAGCTGTGCTCAG GGGCTGCCTATTGCCAGTTCATGGACATGCTGTTTCCGGGCTGCATCCACCTAAGGAAGGTGAAGTTCCAGGCCAAGCTGGAGCACGAGTTCATCCACAACTTCAAGGTGCTGCAGGCTGCCTTCAAGAAAATGGGTGTGGACAAG ATCATCTCAGTGGAGAGGTTGGTGAAGGGGAAGTTCCAGGACAACTTTGAGTTCATTCAGTGGTTTAAGAAATTCTTTGACGCCAACTACGATGGGAAGGAGTACAACCCGCTACTGGCGAGGCAAGGCCAGGAGGTGGCGCCTTCTCCAAACCCAGGTGATCAGATCTTCAACAAACTCAAGAAACCCATTGGCACTGCAG TCCCACAGCGAACCTCCCCCACAGGCCCCAAGAACTTGCAGAATCCGGCCCGGCTGAACGTCGCTCCCAGCAATATTGTACGGAAAAACCCTCCCTTGGCCCGGAATGGGGGCAGCGAAGCAGATGCCCAGATCCTAGAGCTTAACCAGCAG TTGGTGGACCTGAAGCTGACGGTGGACGGGCTGGAGAAGGAGCGCGACTTCTACTTCAGCAAGCTGCGGGACATTGAGCTGATCTGCCAGGAGCACGAGAGCGAGAACAGCCCCATCATCTCAGGCATCATCGGCATCCTGTATGCCACGGAG GAAGGCTTTGCCCCCCCAGAGGACGAGGAGCTGGACGAGCAGCACCCGGAGGACCAGGATGAATACTAG